GAAGTTTGCATTATATATTCAGAGCGATTGATTTTGCAAATTTAGAAGAAGTTTTTGGAACAATAAGAACAATAATAAATAATTTTTGCAATAAATATGGAATTCCTAAACATCATTTTGATTTAGTTTATTATGAAGATTTAAAGATATTCCATTTAGAATATGATGTTGTGAAATAAATTAACAATTAGGAGGAGATGAAATGAAACCCGAAAAATATAAACCAAAATTAAGAAAAGCTGAATTTTACGTGATAAGACGATTAACCTATAATAATCTGGGTGAATCAGTTATTACATACTATCTTACAAAAAATCCAAAGAAAATCAATAAACGATGTGATAAATTTGAGATGATTGTTCCATATTGTGATGATACGATAAAGGAGGTAGAATGATAAGATTAATTAAAATGCGAGACAAATGGTATGCTTGTGAGATTAATCTTCAAGATAACATTGAAGATATTGAAATATTTGTAGATTCTGGTGATTTGGTTGTTTTAGTTGATGAATTAGAAACTGCTCTTGATAAATTAAATTTAGATGAATCTGATATTGAGATAGTAGAACCATAACTAAATTTTATTGAACATAGAAATAATTTAAGGAGATAGAATGATAAAAACAGAACATAAAGAAACTTCGGATAAATCAAAACCTAAAATGGGTGATTTAGTAAGTTATGGGGCAAAGGCTGCAATTTATTTAATGCAAAGTGATGGTAAATTCGTTTGTGTTTCTTCTCCATCTTATGAACAAGAAGTTGGAACTATACTTGATATACCATCGGGTAGTGCTAAAATCTGGCACGGGAAAATAACTTTATATAACTAAGGAGATGAGATGAAGAAATATTGCAAAAATTGTATAAATATGATAACAAAATATGATTTATATGAAGACCAGAGATATAGATGTAAAATTGACACAAAACATTATATAGATTGTATAGGAAATAAACAAGTTGAATATGGAGATAAGTGTGCAAATATTAATTTTCATAATGACTGTAAAAACTATAAGCAAAAATGGTGGCTCTTTTGGATCAAAACTCAGCACTAATCCGAAACTTAACCTATGTTGATTATAATTGAAAGCATAGTAAGGAAGGTTAACTTCGAATAGTTACGCATTAAAGTCGAAAGTCTAATTGAAAATAAAGATGAAAGTGCGAAATTTAATCTACAAGTCGTCTCACTATCGAAAACTTTAAAATCTTGAGTAAGAACATCAGAATTTAGTTCAAATTTGGCAGGAATTAAAAAGAATTTTAAATCTCTATAAAAATACTTTCCGGCAATTAATTTAGTCGCTGGGATTTTTGATTCCCATTCCTGGCAAATTCCCAATGAAAATCCAGCAAATCTTCCCCTTGCGTCAATATGTAAAATATCAATGTCACGGATTGGAATATTAAAAGTCTTTGCATTGACTTCCCAGTATTTCTTAATATGTGATAACCGAGCTTCAAAATTAGTATAGTATCTTCCTAATAGTCTTTTCCGTTCAATCATAAAATATATGCTTCGAGATTTTTCTATTTCAGTTTGGATAATAAAATCAACAGGGTTTTCATCTGTGTCACAGGTACGAATATATAAAGAAAGTGCGAAATAAGTTCCCGATAATTTAAACTTCGCATTCAACCCCACAGCGAACAATACAATTAAGATAATTATTGATAGCTTTTTCATTTTACATATTGTCAATTCTGTAATAATATTTCTTTACATAAAGCAATAGGAACTTTGGATTTTTCATAATTATTTTTTAACCCTTGTGTTCCTGTTCTACTCCCACGAGGTGCAGAAATATGACAAGAATCATTATTATGGCATTTTGATTTTGGTTGCCAACCTTTACGATTAAATATTGAATAAATATTATTACTCCAAATATCCGTTGGCTTCATTCTTTTATCACCATATTGACAATAAGTAACCGTTGCCCTTTCAATTCCTTTCATAAAATCCATTTTTCGTAACATTCCCACTGGATTTTCAATATAAAATTTTGCGTTAGGAAACCATTTAATTATTTCTAAAGTTTTTTTAATTAATCTATCAGATTTTTTTGCAAATTCTGTTTTTGGTATTTGTCCATTTCTATGAGTTGATATTGCCGCAATAGAATATGTCGTGCAAGGTGGAGAAGCCCAAATAATATCAGGGATAAATGGGATATCATTTTTTTCTATAAATTCAATATCTTTAATTAATGAAATTTCATCAAAATTATTAATATCTATAGTAAAAATATCAAATCCCATTTTTTTTGCGACCTTACTAAAACTTCTACTCCCTGCGAATAACTCTAATATTTTTTTCATTTCTTCACCCAGAAATATAATATCCTTCGTTCATAATAACTGCAATCATTATTCTTGTTATGGTCTTCACAATCCAAATCTGATTCCACAGCACGCAATCCTTCATCAAAAGGATAACAAGAAATAGGTTTCCAAAATATACGGAAGTAATCCCACCAGTAATATGATTTGTAAAATTTACAGTTTTTACAATATACTTTCATATTTTCTCCTCATAATTAATTGCTAAAATTTCATATATTCTCCTGCGAGTTTCTGGTGAAATACAGGCTATCAATTCGAGACTGATACTTGTCGGAACAAATACTAACAGGAAAATTATACCGATTATATATTTCATTTAATAGCTCAATAAAAATATTCTTTTCTTTTCGTAGGCATAGATAGCATATGATATCCAATCATTTAAAGTTTTGAAACTTTTTTTAATGTTACTTCCAGCAAGAATAGAAATTAAATTATTTCCTGACCAGATTCGTTTGCCCTTTAATATTCCCCAAAGTTCACCATCTTTCACCCAGTTTTTAAAAAACCGAGGATACCAAATAAAGTGAAGATAGATTATTCTATCCACCATGTTTTTTTCCCATATATATTGTATACCCAACTACTGCTACAACACAAATACCAATACCTATTAAAATTCCCCAAATCATTTTACCTCCTTTATTTTATTCCTATTAATCCTAATATTATTAAAACTAATGCAACAATCAGGAAAGCAGGGATGCATATATTCCAGCATTTCCATTCAATATATACCCCTTCCCACTGGCTTCTATTTGAAATAACAGTTCTTCTCAGCATACCCAAAACGGATAATACCCCAAAACTTATACCGATTATTAAAATAGTATTCATTTGCTTTTCCTTTTATATAAAATGATAAGAATAATACTCCATATTACAATTATAATTATGTGCCAAGTGAAAAGATTATCAATATAACTATCTAAAAACTTATCAAACAATTCAATCAATAATCACTCCCTTTTTAAAAATTCTTTTTATTGCCACAAGTAAATCATCTTCAATCCACCATAATATATTCTGGATTGCTTCTTCAATCCATCGAAATATCCTTAACCAAAGACTTATATAGAGAGCAAAAACAAAAGGTGAAATAATGAAAGCGACTATTATTATAATTATCTTTATCATTTCTTAATCACTCCTTCATATATCAAAAACATCTTCCAAAAATAACTCAGAATAATGACCGGCAATTACAAATATTGAGAAGATAAAAATCACCGGAAGTGTAAAAACAAGCTGTAAGATATTCAATATAAATTTTCCATTCTTTATTTTTCTGAGTATTATAAAAGGAATTTTCGGCTTCCATAGATTGAATAAATAAAGTAAAGAGTTCTGTAATAGATATTTCATTTCTTTTTAAATTTCTTTGTTAAAAACAATACTGTACCAAGAATAACTATAATAATACCTACAATACCAATCCAAATATACCAAGCCATAACTTATCCTTGTCTACCATTTACCTAATTCTTCATAGAATTTAACTATTTGATTTTTACATAAAAAAAATAATACAATTATAATCATAAATGGTATTTTAAATTCCCACACTATTTTTATAATATTAATTGATGTTTCCCAAAAATATATAAAGAAATTCATTGTTTCTTTTTAAAGTCTCTATTGTTAATCCATTTATCATTAATTCGTGTCTGATGGAATGTTCTGCTTGATTTTTTCTTACCTTGCTTTGATATTTCGATTAATTCCCGATATTTAATACCTTCACTAACAATATGCTTACCTATTTCCATAATTACTCCTTAAGTTTTTGCAGAACTTTACTACCAACACCGAAACCAATTAATGAAGAAGAAAGGACAACATTCTGTGTTACAAATGCGCAAACTATGCCTGATATTGTCAGGATAAAACTAAGCAGGCGTACCATAGAATATTGCCCTCGACTGTCTTGGAAAAACTGTTTCATTATCCGAAGATTTTGAATTTTGGTTTGTTTTGAACTATTTTGATAATATCCCAGGTAATATCAACAAACTTATCAATGATGACTTTTGATTCTGCCCGGTCAAGATCATTCAATTCTTCTTTAATGATTGCTTTGTCTTTTACTTCTTTAAGAATCCCTTGAATATTATCAACTTTGGCAAGAGCTTCTTTTCCGTCAATAATACCATCATTGGAATCCGTAGCAAATTCAGATGTTAATCCGAGAATCTCATCTAATAATTCATTTGTCTCTTTGGTGTCCATATCTCCTCCTTTATATTCAGTCTCTCGACTGTTTAAAAACTGTGTCATTTAAAATTATA
This sequence is a window from Bacteroidales bacterium. Protein-coding genes within it:
- a CDS encoding DNA cytosine methyltransferase encodes the protein MKKILELFAGSRSFSKVAKKMGFDIFTIDINNFDEISLIKDIEFIEKNDIPFIPDIIWASPPCTTYSIAAISTHRNGQIPKTEFAKKSDRLIKKTLEIIKWFPNAKFYIENPVGMLRKMDFMKGIERATVTYCQYGDKRMKPTDIWSNNIYSIFNRKGWQPKSKCHNNDSCHISAPRGSRTGTQGLKNNYEKSKVPIALCKEILLQN